The following proteins are co-located in the Roseovarius arcticus genome:
- a CDS encoding TIGR04282 family arsenosugar biosynthesis glycosyltransferase: MRPALVIMLKEPRPGRVKTRLGRDIGMVAAAWWFRHQTARLIRQVQDPRWHVILAIAPDRAGLASRVWPAHLPRIAQGGGDLGDRMARLMRVSPAGPVCIIGGDIPGVRKHHIARAFKALGAHDAVFGPALDGGYWLIGLRRMAAIPTGFLQGVRWSTADALSGSMATLPGARIALVDTLRDVDTAADLHAAR, from the coding sequence ATGCGTCCGGCGCTGGTCATTATGCTGAAAGAGCCGCGACCGGGCCGGGTCAAAACCCGGCTTGGGCGCGATATCGGCATGGTGGCGGCCGCGTGGTGGTTTCGTCACCAGACGGCGCGGCTGATCCGGCAGGTGCAGGATCCGCGCTGGCACGTCATCCTTGCGATAGCGCCTGATCGGGCCGGGCTGGCCTCGCGCGTCTGGCCCGCGCATCTGCCGCGCATTGCCCAAGGCGGCGGCGATCTGGGCGACCGTATGGCACGCCTTATGCGCGTTTCGCCAGCGGGTCCGGTCTGCATCATCGGCGGGGATATTCCCGGCGTGCGCAAACATCACATCGCGCGGGCATTCAAGGCGCTGGGCGCGCATGATGCCGTCTTTGGCCCTGCGCTTGATGGCGGCTATTGGTTGATAGGATTGAGGCGCATGGCGGCTATCCCCACTGGTTTCCTGCAGGGCGTTCGCTGGTCCACCGCAGATGCCCTCTCGGGCAGCATGGCAACCCTGCCGGGCGCGCGAATCGCACTGGTCGATACCCTGCGAGATGTCGATACTGCGGCAGATCTGCACGCCGCGCGATAA
- the dapD gene encoding 2,3,4,5-tetrahydropyridine-2,6-dicarboxylate N-succinyltransferase, whose protein sequence is MSNAQLETAIDAAWEARDTISPATGGETREAIEATLDALDSGTLRVAEPREDGAWHVNQWAKKAVLLGFRIKEMEAQPGGPQDAGWWDKVDSKFKGWGENTWKAAGFRAVPSCVVRKSAYIAPGVVLMPSFVNVGAYVDSGTMVDAWATVGSCAQIGKNVHLSGGVGIGGVLEPMQAGPTIIEDNCFIGARSEVVEGCIIREGSVLGMGVFIGQSTKIVDRETGNVTYGEVPSGSVVVAGSLPSKNGVNLYCAVIVKRVDAQTRSKTSINELLRD, encoded by the coding sequence ATGTCCAACGCCCAGCTAGAGACCGCCATCGACGCCGCTTGGGAGGCGCGCGACACCATTAGCCCGGCCACGGGCGGCGAGACGCGCGAGGCGATTGAGGCGACGCTGGACGCACTGGACAGCGGCACCCTGCGCGTGGCCGAGCCGCGCGAGGACGGCGCGTGGCACGTCAACCAGTGGGCCAAAAAGGCCGTGCTGCTAGGTTTTCGCATCAAGGAGATGGAAGCGCAGCCGGGCGGCCCACAGGACGCCGGCTGGTGGGACAAGGTCGACAGCAAGTTCAAGGGCTGGGGCGAGAATACGTGGAAGGCCGCAGGCTTTCGCGCTGTGCCCAGCTGCGTGGTACGCAAGAGCGCATATATCGCGCCCGGTGTCGTCCTGATGCCGTCCTTCGTCAACGTGGGCGCCTATGTCGACAGCGGCACGATGGTCGATGCGTGGGCCACCGTGGGTAGCTGCGCGCAGATCGGCAAAAACGTTCATCTATCGGGCGGCGTTGGCATTGGCGGCGTGCTGGAGCCGATGCAGGCAGGCCCGACCATTATTGAGGACAACTGCTTTATCGGGGCGCGGTCCGAGGTGGTCGAGGGCTGCATCATCCGTGAGGGCAGCGTTCTGGGCATGGGCGTGTTCATTGGTCAATCGACCAAGATCGTCGACCGCGAAACGGGCAATGTGACCTATGGCGAGGTGCCCAGCGGCTCTGTCGTGGTGGCGGGCTCATTGCCATCCAAGAACGGTGTGAACCTTTATTGCGCGGTGATCGTCAAGCGGGTGGATGCGCAGACCCGCTCCAAAACGTCGATCAACGAACTGCTGCGCGACTGA
- a CDS encoding Hint domain-containing protein, with the protein MVAGVEIPIDRNASAIEMAQEMFGSGVTIESASYTGDRDSSGIYSDGDAISPGVMPGDTGVMFSTGDLRGFTGSSQWWQGGSNTSTSQTTDSSGPNNVADFNTAAGASTFDASYIDVDFTPTGDMLTMQFVFASDEYPEYAAGAFQDFVGVWINGQQVQLSVGDGDIDPNNLNAGANGNLFIDNTNDQYNTEMDGFTVNLTLKIPVIANQTNSIRIGIADVTDANYDSTLIIAGGSVQSTFLAIDDVTNLDPLGSKSLDVLANDINNGAGSLTITHINGQAVAVGDTVTLNSGQTVQLNADGTLGLTGDGDTEQFNFTYTAENSSGVSDTAFVLVDSVPCFVAGTMILTPDGNRAVETLEPGDMVMTRDEGAQPLRWIGRRRIAAAGDFAPIVIEADTFGTHQRLALSPLHRVLIRDSLAELLFGEGEVLVAARDLVNDRSVRRVEGGEVEYVHILFDRHQVVYSEGLQTESFLPGPQTVSSFDAEIVDEICAIFPELCRQTGRGYSPSARRTLKRYEAQVLMSGARAA; encoded by the coding sequence ATGGTTGCAGGCGTAGAAATACCTATCGATAGAAATGCGTCAGCTATTGAGATGGCGCAAGAGATGTTCGGCTCTGGCGTGACCATCGAGAGCGCGTCCTACACCGGAGATCGCGACAGCTCGGGCATCTATAGTGACGGCGACGCAATCTCGCCCGGTGTTATGCCGGGCGACACGGGCGTCATGTTCTCGACCGGCGATCTGCGCGGCTTTACCGGAAGCAGCCAGTGGTGGCAGGGCGGATCGAACACCAGCACATCGCAAACGACCGATTCGAGCGGCCCCAACAACGTCGCTGATTTCAACACGGCGGCAGGCGCATCCACATTCGATGCGTCCTATATCGACGTCGACTTCACGCCTACGGGCGACATGCTAACGATGCAGTTCGTCTTTGCGTCGGACGAATATCCCGAATATGCGGCCGGAGCGTTTCAGGACTTCGTCGGCGTCTGGATCAACGGCCAGCAAGTGCAGCTGAGCGTTGGAGACGGTGATATCGACCCCAACAACCTGAACGCCGGGGCCAACGGCAACCTCTTCATCGACAACACGAACGACCAGTACAACACCGAGATGGACGGCTTTACCGTTAATCTGACGCTCAAGATCCCTGTTATCGCAAACCAGACCAACTCGATCCGCATTGGCATCGCGGACGTGACCGATGCGAATTACGACAGCACGCTGATCATCGCGGGCGGTAGTGTTCAATCGACATTTCTAGCCATCGACGATGTGACCAATCTGGACCCATTAGGGTCCAAGTCGCTGGATGTTCTGGCCAACGACATCAACAACGGCGCCGGTAGCTTGACGATCACACATATCAATGGCCAGGCGGTCGCGGTGGGCGATACTGTCACGTTGAACAGCGGCCAAACGGTGCAACTGAACGCCGACGGCACGCTGGGATTGACCGGTGATGGCGACACAGAACAGTTTAACTTTACCTACACTGCCGAGAATTCTAGCGGCGTCAGCGACACTGCCTTTGTGCTGGTCGACAGCGTGCCTTGTTTCGTAGCGGGCACAATGATCCTTACGCCGGACGGCAACCGCGCCGTCGAGACGCTGGAGCCCGGCGACATGGTGATGACCCGCGACGAGGGCGCGCAACCGCTGCGTTGGATCGGGCGGCGGCGGATTGCAGCGGCGGGCGACTTTGCCCCCATCGTCATTGAGGCCGACACTTTCGGCACTCATCAGCGACTGGCCCTGTCGCCGCTGCACCGGGTGCTGATCCGCGATTCTCTGGCCGAGCTGCTCTTTGGCGAAGGCGAGGTGCTGGTGGCCGCGCGCGATCTGGTCAATGATCGCAGCGTGCGGCGCGTCGAGGGCGGCGAGGTCGAGTATGTCCACATCCTGTTTGACCGGCATCAGGTGGTCTATTCAGAAGGCCTGCAAACCGAGAGCTTCCTGCCCGGACCGCAAACTGTCTCCAGCTTCGATGCCGAGATCGTCGACGAAATTTGTGCGATCTTTCCGGAGCTCTGCCGCCAGACGGGGCGCGGCTATAGCCCCTCTGCGCGGCGCACGTTGAAACGCTACGAGGCGCAGGTATTGATGTCCGGCGCGCGGGCAGCCTGA
- a CDS encoding Hint domain-containing protein, which translates to MGWIGYADHSGGRFDAAGLLHQGALQTEPISGVARRGTLMIDTYLSPEGRPQTLLKFARIGSGGGALSVQVLPSGGIILIDEMGGDVRHAALTHDLDGRSDQVRVRYAWDADAGNGVLSLKHLSSGLIRRAPVSAVRPISLEDLRMLTRFPAHRVMDADVGFIAVSDEVEPIGPMPGLTGGVPIATPHGEVPISQLKRGDLVLTSGGEAVPVLRAVRQTVPAHGSLRPVRLRAPFFGLTRDIVIAPHQRLVIGGSEVEYMFGTEAALVPARHLVNGASAYHGNGPDLVTYHHLLLPDHQAILAAGCPVESLYIGRLRRDPAALAASVLGGLEGARLPEHARPIWPVLKPFEARTLAMQRAA; encoded by the coding sequence ATGGGCTGGATAGGGTACGCAGATCACAGCGGGGGGCGGTTCGATGCGGCCGGCCTGCTTCACCAAGGCGCACTACAGACAGAGCCAATCAGTGGTGTCGCCCGGCGCGGCACGCTGATGATCGATACATATCTATCGCCCGAAGGGCGCCCCCAGACACTCCTAAAGTTCGCGCGAATAGGGTCTGGCGGCGGCGCGCTGTCGGTTCAGGTATTGCCCTCGGGCGGCATAATCCTGATCGACGAGATGGGCGGCGATGTGCGCCACGCGGCGCTAACCCATGATCTGGATGGGCGGTCAGATCAGGTGCGTGTGCGGTATGCGTGGGACGCGGATGCCGGCAACGGTGTTCTGTCGCTCAAACATCTGTCCAGCGGGCTTATCCGGCGCGCGCCCGTATCTGCCGTGCGCCCCATTTCGCTTGAGGATCTGAGGATGCTCACCCGGTTTCCGGCGCACCGGGTAATGGACGCCGATGTCGGCTTTATCGCTGTATCGGACGAAGTGGAGCCTATTGGCCCGATGCCCGGCCTGACCGGCGGCGTGCCCATCGCCACCCCGCACGGCGAGGTCCCGATTTCCCAGCTGAAGCGCGGCGATCTGGTGCTGACCTCGGGCGGCGAGGCGGTACCGGTGCTGCGCGCAGTGCGCCAAACGGTGCCAGCGCATGGGTCGCTGCGGCCCGTTCGGCTGCGTGCGCCGTTCTTTGGACTAACGCGCGACATCGTAATTGCGCCGCATCAGCGGCTGGTCATCGGCGGCAGCGAAGTTGAGTACATGTTCGGCACCGAGGCGGCGCTGGTTCCGGCGCGGCATTTGGTCAACGGTGCATCGGCGTATCATGGGAACGGCCCAGATCTGGTGACGTATCACCACCTGCTGCTGCCGGATCATCAGGCCATACTGGCCGCCGGGTGCCCGGTCGAGAGCCTATATATCGGGCGTTTGCGCCGCGATCCCGCCGCGCTGGCCGCATCGGTGCTGGGCGGCTTGGAAGGCGCGCGCCTGCCCGAACACGCGCGGCCAATCTGGCCAGTGCTCAAGCCGTTTGAGGCGCGCACGCTGGCAATGCAGCGCGCAGCCTGA
- the dapE gene encoding succinyl-diaminopimelate desuccinylase, whose amino-acid sequence MPHSPIDPADLTAALIRCPSVTPNEGGALALLEDLLSDAGFACWRVDRAGIANLYARWGTKGAGRSFGFNGHTDVVPLGDEAAWTVPPFGAEIRDGMMWGRGATDMKSGVAAFAAAAVDFVQQTPPNGAVILAITGDEEGNALDGTTAILDWMKANGEAMSVCLVGEPTCPDEMGDMIKIGRRGSLSGFFSITGVQGHSAYPHRAVNPLPVMARLVDRLSSHTLDEGTDHFDPSTLAFVTIDTCNLATNVIPATVRATVNIRYNDAHSGDSLTAWLQEQLDAICDEAGVTGTLKVTNTGESFLTPPGEFSDLIVRAVEAETGRTPVLSTSGGTSDARFVKDHCPVVECGLVGRTMHQVDERVSVAQIHQLKAIYTRILSDYFAG is encoded by the coding sequence ATGCCGCACTCACCGATAGACCCCGCCGACCTGACCGCTGCGCTGATCCGCTGCCCGTCCGTGACCCCTAACGAGGGCGGCGCGCTGGCGCTGCTGGAGGACCTGCTATCAGACGCCGGCTTTGCCTGCTGGCGCGTTGACCGTGCTGGAATCGCCAATTTATACGCGCGTTGGGGCACCAAGGGCGCAGGGCGCAGCTTTGGCTTTAACGGGCATACTGATGTGGTGCCGCTGGGGGATGAGGCCGCATGGACGGTGCCACCCTTCGGTGCCGAAATCCGCGACGGCATGATGTGGGGCCGAGGCGCGACCGATATGAAATCGGGGGTTGCCGCCTTTGCCGCCGCAGCCGTTGATTTTGTGCAACAGACGCCCCCCAATGGCGCCGTAATCCTTGCCATAACCGGCGATGAGGAGGGAAATGCGCTGGACGGCACCACTGCCATCCTGGACTGGATGAAGGCGAATGGCGAAGCGATGAGTGTCTGTCTCGTGGGCGAGCCGACCTGCCCGGACGAGATGGGCGACATGATCAAGATCGGGCGCCGCGGCTCACTAAGCGGATTTTTCTCCATAACCGGCGTGCAAGGCCACTCCGCCTATCCGCACCGCGCGGTTAATCCGCTGCCAGTTATGGCGCGGCTGGTGGACCGGCTCAGCAGTCATACGCTGGACGAGGGCACTGATCATTTCGATCCATCAACGCTGGCGTTCGTGACTATCGACACTTGCAACCTGGCGACCAACGTGATCCCCGCCACCGTCCGCGCGACCGTCAATATCCGCTATAACGACGCTCATTCCGGCGATAGCCTGACCGCGTGGCTGCAAGAGCAACTAGACGCCATCTGCGACGAAGCAGGCGTAACTGGCACGCTCAAGGTCACTAACACCGGCGAGAGTTTCCTCACACCTCCGGGCGAGTTCTCGGACCTTATCGTGCGCGCGGTCGAGGCCGAGACGGGGCGCACCCCTGTGCTTAGCACGTCCGGCGGCACGTCCGACGCGCGCTTTGTCAAGGATCACTGCCCCGTGGTCGAATGCGGGCTGGTGGGCCGCACCATGCATCAGGTGGATGAGCGGGTGAGTGTCGCGCAGATCCACCAGCTCAAGGCGATCTACACCCGGATCCTAAGCGACTACTTCGCCGGGTAG